The Ornithinimicrobium faecis genome includes a window with the following:
- a CDS encoding sigma-70 family RNA polymerase sigma factor, with the protein MSTTRTTEHHPAETSAPETHAEAHPGTGGNDEFMERADRFRRELLAHCYRMSGSAHDAEDLVQETYLRAWRAYGKFEDRSSMRTWLYRIATNVCLTALEGRARRPLPTGLGQPSSDPDTPLSEPTEVPWLSPLPDSMGGSAPEDAAERHESVHLAFIAALQHLPPRQRAALVLRDVLQWRAAEVAEAVGTSTAAVNSALQRARASVKAAQLERDTAPEALDPEQEALLERYVQAFWEKDVDALVGMFTDRAIWEMPPFPEWYTGPASIARLIGTKCPGQAHEMIMMPTSANGQPAFGLYMKEPDGTFVPFHLQVLTLAEQQVSHVGAFFDPTLFTLCGLPERLPAGSTGPVVHVPAPQNPAP; encoded by the coding sequence ATGAGCACCACGCGGACCACAGAGCACCACCCGGCTGAGACCAGCGCCCCAGAGACGCACGCAGAGGCGCACCCGGGCACCGGCGGGAACGACGAGTTCATGGAGCGCGCGGATCGGTTCCGGCGGGAGTTGCTCGCGCACTGTTATCGCATGTCCGGGTCGGCGCACGACGCCGAGGACCTGGTGCAGGAGACCTACCTGCGCGCGTGGCGGGCCTATGGCAAGTTCGAGGACCGCTCGTCGATGCGCACCTGGCTCTATCGCATCGCGACCAATGTGTGCCTGACCGCCCTCGAGGGACGCGCTCGCCGGCCCCTGCCGACCGGACTGGGGCAGCCCAGCTCGGACCCGGACACCCCGCTCTCCGAGCCCACCGAGGTGCCCTGGCTCTCTCCGCTGCCCGACTCGATGGGCGGCAGTGCCCCCGAGGACGCCGCCGAGCGACACGAGAGCGTCCACCTGGCCTTCATCGCCGCGCTGCAGCACCTGCCCCCGCGGCAGCGTGCCGCCCTCGTCCTGCGCGATGTCCTGCAGTGGAGGGCTGCGGAGGTGGCCGAAGCGGTTGGCACCTCGACCGCGGCGGTCAACAGCGCACTGCAGCGTGCCCGCGCATCGGTCAAGGCGGCGCAACTGGAGCGCGACACGGCGCCCGAGGCCCTGGACCCCGAGCAGGAGGCACTGCTGGAGCGCTATGTCCAGGCGTTCTGGGAGAAGGACGTCGACGCGCTCGTGGGGATGTTCACCGACCGCGCGATCTGGGAGATGCCGCCCTTCCCCGAGTGGTACACCGGCCCCGCGTCGATCGCCCGCCTGATCGGCACCAAGTGCCCCGGTCAGGCGCACGAGATGATCATGATGCCGACGTCCGCGAACGGACAACCTGCGTTCGGGCTCTATATGAAGGAGCCCGACGGCACGTTCGTGCCCTTCCACCTGCAGGTGCTCACTCTCGCCGAGCAACAGGTCTCACACGTCGGTGCCTTCTTTGACCCCACGCTGTTCACCCTGTGCGGCCTCCCCGAACGATTGCCGGCCGGGTCGACCGGCCCGGTGGTCCACGTCCCGGCACCGCAGAACCCGGCGCCGTGA
- a CDS encoding lactonase family protein, translated as MTRVLVGGYAGLGVGEFAGRLTGLTAAVPAGVVERPSYAVVSRDRRWAYAASEITEGKVVALPHRGEGAVSRVRSGGADPCHLALSPGGDLLAVSNYSSGTVGLLSVDGGSLTLVDTVHLTGHGPHPRQRGPHAHQATWLSDTELVVCDLGSDNLVGLTLRGADAGAGAGAGVPRLTHRWTVALPAGTGPRHLVVSREKDRLWVVGELDNTVHLLSRDLERASTARSGGWAIEQTLPLVAPGTAASGGESLTAGIVLGPGGDHLYVTVRGADQLVHFAVDRAGLLREVGRHATAAWPRFVGWLPGNRALVVAAERADQLQCFPVGADGAPGPVEWVADWPEPTSLTR; from the coding sequence ATGACCAGAGTGCTTGTCGGAGGCTATGCCGGGCTGGGCGTCGGAGAGTTCGCCGGTCGCCTGACCGGCCTGACGGCCGCCGTGCCCGCGGGGGTGGTGGAGCGCCCTTCGTATGCCGTGGTGTCCCGTGACCGACGCTGGGCCTATGCGGCCTCGGAGATCACGGAGGGCAAGGTCGTGGCGCTCCCGCACCGGGGCGAGGGCGCGGTCTCGCGGGTGCGCAGTGGAGGCGCGGACCCGTGCCACCTGGCGCTGTCCCCGGGCGGTGACCTGCTGGCCGTCTCCAACTACAGCAGCGGCACGGTCGGGTTGCTGTCTGTCGACGGGGGCTCGCTGACGCTGGTTGACACGGTTCACCTGACCGGGCACGGGCCGCACCCGCGCCAGCGTGGCCCGCACGCGCACCAGGCCACCTGGCTCTCCGACACCGAGCTGGTGGTCTGCGACCTCGGGTCGGACAATCTGGTCGGGCTGACGTTGCGTGGTGCTGATGCAGGAGCCGGTGCTGGTGCTGGCGTGCCGCGGTTGACGCACCGCTGGACCGTGGCGTTGCCGGCCGGGACCGGGCCGAGACATCTCGTTGTCTCACGCGAGAAGGACCGGTTGTGGGTCGTTGGCGAGCTGGACAACACGGTGCACCTGCTCAGCCGCGACCTTGAGCGAGCCTCGACCGCGCGCTCCGGTGGCTGGGCGATCGAGCAGACCCTGCCGCTGGTGGCCCCGGGCACTGCAGCATCCGGCGGGGAATCGTTGACCGCGGGGATCGTGCTGGGTCCGGGTGGTGACCATCTCTATGTCACGGTGCGCGGGGCAGACCAGTTGGTGCACTTCGCGGTGGACCGGGCGGGCCTGCTGCGCGAGGTGGGCCGCCATGCCACGGCGGCCTGGCCGAGATTCGTCGGATGGCTGCCCGGCAACCGCGCGCTCGTCGTGGCGGCGGAGCGCGCGGACCAGTTGCAGTGCTTCCCGGTGGGCGCCGACGGTGCCCCCGGCCCCGTGGAGTGGGTCGCCGACTGGCCCGAGCCCACCTCCCTGACCCGTTGA
- a CDS encoding C40 family peptidase — MRQPRSAQPRHAHIDRKAGPRAVSASALALALALPLVGAAPSMAAPAVTAPASPITVPADPADTVQSVSQVTRTAVNVRSGASTNHSIVGSFAEGTELSGSWTDNGWLNLGDGTYVSGSVLIDAGSGETATMYTRTAVNVRSGASTNHSIVGSYSQGTEVSGSWTSNGWLNLGSGRYIAGSVLVEGGGGGGGGEEVTRYARTNVNVRSGPGTDHSIVGSHGQGTELSGTMTSNGWLQTGSSSFVSSSVLTENGGGGGGGGEVSGSDVLEEGRKYFGIMYRGGGASPSTGFDCSGYTQYVFGQLGIDLPRTTGGQRSVATSVSNPQPGDLVFWGSPAYHVAIYAGDGYIYDSGKPGLPVQKRPMFSGVSGFGRVL, encoded by the coding sequence ATGCGTCAGCCCCGCTCTGCCCAGCCCCGTCATGCCCACATCGATCGGAAGGCCGGCCCTCGGGCCGTCAGCGCCTCAGCGCTTGCCCTCGCTCTGGCCCTGCCCCTGGTCGGTGCCGCACCCAGCATGGCCGCCCCCGCCGTGACTGCTCCGGCCTCGCCGATCACCGTGCCGGCGGACCCGGCGGACACCGTGCAGTCGGTCTCGCAGGTCACCCGGACCGCGGTCAACGTCCGCTCCGGCGCCAGCACCAACCACTCCATCGTCGGCAGCTTCGCCGAGGGCACCGAACTCTCCGGCAGCTGGACCGACAACGGCTGGCTCAACCTTGGCGATGGCACCTATGTCTCCGGCTCCGTCCTGATCGACGCCGGATCCGGCGAGACGGCGACGATGTACACCCGCACCGCGGTCAACGTCCGCTCCGGCGCCAGCACCAACCACTCCATCGTCGGCAGCTATAGCCAGGGCACCGAGGTGTCGGGAAGCTGGACCAGCAACGGCTGGCTCAACCTCGGCAGCGGCCGCTACATCGCTGGCTCCGTCCTGGTGGAAGGCGGCGGCGGGGGTGGCGGCGGCGAGGAAGTCACTCGTTATGCCCGCACCAACGTCAACGTCCGCTCCGGCCCCGGCACCGACCACTCCATCGTCGGCAGCCACGGCCAGGGCACCGAGCTCTCCGGCACCATGACGAGCAACGGCTGGCTGCAGACCGGCTCGTCCAGCTTCGTCTCCAGCAGCGTCCTGACCGAGAACGGCGGCGGCGGTGGCGGTGGCGGCGAGGTCAGCGGCTCCGATGTGCTGGAGGAGGGCCGCAAGTACTTCGGCATCATGTATCGCGGAGGCGGCGCCAGCCCCAGCACCGGCTTCGACTGCTCGGGCTACACGCAGTATGTCTTCGGTCAGCTCGGCATCGATCTGCCCCGCACGACCGGCGGCCAGCGCTCCGTGGCCACCTCGGTGAGCAACCCGCAGCCCGGCGACCTGGTCTTCTGGGGCTCCCCGGCCTACCACGTGGCGATCTACGCCGGTGACGGGTACATCTATGACTCCGGCAAGCCCGGTCTGCCCGTGCAGAAGCGCCCGATGTTCTCGGGAGTCTCCGGCTTCGGCCGCGTGCTCTGA
- a CDS encoding M20 metallopeptidase family protein, translated as MRTREIAEQLRPELVALRRELHQIPEIGLHLPLTQRRVLDELADLDLEITTGTDLSSVVAVVRGRGPAPQGREDNRPVVLLRGDMDALPVTEELEHLPYRSTHEGQMHACGHDLHTAALIGAARILDQMRDDLAGDVVLMFQPAEEGPGGAEPMLAEGLLDAAGRPVEAAYAMHVSSSEFPLRQWYSCPGPIMAAADTVHIEVTGMGGHGSQPQFSLDPVPVLCEIVLAMHTMVTRSFDPFDTVVLTVGRIEGGTKDNIIGDTANLSATLRTFSAETRELALANIERIATHVAAAHGQAARMWTTEAYPATINDPAEYELARTAAQDLFGPEQYADRPAPEMGSEDMSFVLNKVPGAYFFVSACPAEDYVNAPTNHSPRAEFDDVVVPDAAAWYAEVALRRTAQG; from the coding sequence ATGCGCACCCGAGAGATCGCCGAGCAACTCCGCCCCGAGCTGGTGGCCCTGCGGCGAGAGCTGCACCAGATCCCCGAGATCGGCCTGCACCTGCCGCTGACCCAGCGCAGGGTGCTCGACGAACTGGCCGACCTCGACCTGGAGATCACCACGGGCACCGACCTGTCGTCGGTCGTGGCGGTCGTGCGCGGCCGCGGACCGGCACCACAGGGCCGGGAGGACAACCGCCCGGTCGTGCTCCTGCGCGGTGACATGGACGCCCTCCCGGTGACCGAGGAGTTGGAGCACCTGCCCTATCGCTCCACGCACGAGGGGCAGATGCACGCCTGCGGTCACGATCTGCATACGGCTGCCCTGATCGGTGCCGCCCGCATCCTGGACCAGATGCGCGATGACCTCGCCGGAGATGTGGTGCTGATGTTCCAGCCGGCTGAGGAGGGCCCCGGCGGGGCCGAGCCGATGCTGGCCGAGGGTTTGCTTGACGCCGCGGGCCGGCCCGTCGAGGCGGCCTACGCGATGCACGTCTCGTCCTCGGAGTTCCCGCTGCGCCAGTGGTATTCGTGCCCCGGCCCGATCATGGCGGCGGCCGACACGGTCCACATCGAGGTGACCGGCATGGGCGGGCACGGATCGCAGCCGCAGTTCTCGCTCGACCCCGTGCCGGTGCTGTGCGAGATCGTGCTGGCGATGCACACGATGGTGACCCGCAGTTTCGACCCGTTCGACACCGTGGTGCTCACCGTCGGCCGGATCGAGGGCGGCACCAAGGACAACATCATCGGCGACACGGCCAACCTGTCGGCGACCTTGCGCACCTTCTCGGCGGAGACCCGCGAGCTGGCGCTGGCCAACATCGAGCGCATCGCCACCCACGTCGCGGCCGCACACGGACAGGCGGCGCGCATGTGGACGACGGAGGCTTATCCCGCCACGATCAACGACCCGGCGGAATATGAGCTGGCCCGCACCGCCGCGCAGGACCTGTTCGGCCCGGAGCAGTATGCCGACCGGCCGGCTCCGGAGATGGGCTCGGAGGACATGTCCTTCGTCCTCAACAAGGTGCCGGGTGCCTACTTCTTCGTCAGCGCGTGCCCGGCCGAGGACTACGTGAACGCTCCGACGAACCACTCACCCCGGGCCGAGTTCGACGACGTCGTCGTGCCCGACGCAGCCGCCTGGTATGCCGAGGTGGCTCTTCGCCGGACCGCCCAGGGGTAA
- a CDS encoding sodium:solute symporter family protein, which yields MSELQIWMTIGLVLFLALMAWLGWLGFKRTKTVADFAIAGADMGPVVLGLAFAATFFSAATFVGYTGWAYGWGLSSLWIVLTLILASPLGLIVVAKRVRATNSHQNSLSLPDWLGDRYGSNVVRTFVALATLFNLFYIGAQLSAGALIFEQLLDLPYLVGLVLIASIVTLYTVGGGSFADIYTDAAQAVLMIITGLLVLVSGFWVFDKGFSGIMREVTTTLESQGPEMVAIVNPDSGIFYSIPAIVGAFIIQFAFSSQPQLFNKVLALREPKDMAKMIVTYVLCAIAFLSVVFGGFYAVVVAPGLEIADEAIFAYAQVAFPVVLVALLGVTVMAAAMSTSDGIFVVISTSVANDIYRKFLVAKGFLGKGLTREQVDQRTLSISRWVTVLTGVAAGALVINPPEFIGSFIWIGISGVASATIGPILVALWAPKLARTKAAIASSIGGLVSYLVIHLIGFEESTMAAGAWAVLIGLAIMLVAGYIFRNDQDNASADPTHTPSAGTTSPAITPGATPGPTNA from the coding sequence ATGTCTGAGCTGCAGATCTGGATGACCATCGGCCTGGTCCTCTTCCTGGCCTTGATGGCCTGGTTGGGGTGGTTGGGCTTCAAGCGCACCAAGACCGTCGCCGACTTCGCGATCGCCGGCGCTGACATGGGGCCGGTCGTCCTCGGACTGGCCTTCGCCGCCACCTTCTTCAGCGCGGCGACCTTCGTTGGCTACACCGGCTGGGCCTACGGCTGGGGCCTGTCCTCGCTGTGGATCGTGCTCACCCTGATCCTGGCCTCGCCGCTCGGGCTCATCGTGGTGGCCAAGCGGGTGCGCGCCACCAACAGCCACCAGAACTCCCTGTCGCTGCCGGACTGGCTCGGCGACCGCTATGGCAGCAACGTGGTGCGCACCTTCGTGGCCCTCGCCACGCTGTTCAACCTGTTCTACATCGGCGCCCAGCTCAGCGCCGGCGCACTGATCTTCGAGCAGCTGCTCGATCTGCCCTATCTGGTCGGACTCGTCCTGATCGCGTCCATCGTCACGCTCTACACCGTCGGCGGTGGGTCCTTCGCGGACATCTACACCGACGCAGCGCAGGCCGTGCTGATGATCATCACCGGGCTGCTCGTGCTGGTCAGTGGCTTCTGGGTCTTCGACAAGGGCTTCAGCGGGATCATGCGCGAGGTCACCACAACCCTGGAGTCTCAGGGTCCGGAGATGGTCGCCATCGTCAACCCCGACTCGGGCATCTTCTATTCGATTCCCGCGATCGTCGGGGCGTTCATCATCCAGTTCGCCTTCTCCTCCCAGCCCCAACTGTTCAACAAGGTGCTGGCGCTGCGCGAGCCCAAGGACATGGCCAAGATGATCGTCACCTACGTGCTCTGCGCGATCGCCTTCCTCTCGGTGGTCTTCGGCGGCTTCTATGCCGTCGTCGTGGCACCCGGCCTCGAGATCGCTGACGAGGCGATCTTTGCCTATGCCCAGGTCGCCTTCCCCGTGGTCCTGGTCGCCCTGCTCGGCGTGACAGTGATGGCCGCGGCCATGTCGACCAGTGACGGCATCTTCGTGGTCATCTCCACCTCGGTGGCCAACGACATCTATCGCAAGTTCCTGGTCGCCAAGGGCTTCCTGGGCAAGGGCCTGACGAGGGAGCAGGTCGACCAGCGCACCCTGTCGATCTCGCGCTGGGTCACGGTGCTGACCGGCGTCGCAGCCGGCGCCCTGGTCATCAACCCACCAGAGTTCATCGGCTCCTTCATCTGGATCGGCATCTCCGGCGTGGCCTCGGCCACCATCGGCCCGATCCTGGTGGCGCTCTGGGCTCCCAAACTGGCCCGGACCAAGGCCGCGATCGCATCCTCGATCGGTGGACTGGTCTCCTACCTGGTGATCCACCTGATCGGCTTCGAGGAGAGCACGATGGCCGCTGGTGCCTGGGCCGTCCTGATCGGGTTGGCGATCATGCTGGTCGCGGGCTACATCTTCCGCAACGACCAGGACAACGCCAGTGCCGACCCCACCCACACACCATCAGCTGGCACAACATCACCAGCGATAACCCCCGGCGCCACACCCGGCCCCACGAACGCCTGA
- a CDS encoding amidase translates to MSPTRTTLPSQPLASRSLTEVRARAEELGLTLHSSEEELTQRLAVDEATLETLRSFDSAAPADADADAGSDDAGSADAGTTAPRWHGRRPTPQPPELETGRRHGPSWITVSNNPRTVPGDGPLVGWEVGIKDLMAVEAAPLTAGTHAHRTGLPRRDAVAVHALRAAGATIRGTTNLHALAYGATGISSDWGRPTNPAVPGAIPGGSSSGSAAAVAEGTAALTLGTDTSGSIRIPAALCGVVGLKPTRGLVSLEGCHPLAPTLDHIGPLARTVDAVALAMSVLAGWGDWHLPEEPEGPVRIGVLGGYFAQGLGQPVRAAVDRACERLAGAGVELVPVEMPLAEHIPGAQIALLGTEAVQSNLVTLRERGADLPDDVRLRLEAGLARTDEQYAASVTLAERFRDQVSAALGQCHALLSPTTAITATPPEVTHVEVDGGQATVQFSLTRLTMPFNFSGHPAITLPLREGTTDPVGLQLVGRTGEDQDLLALSAYVEQILA, encoded by the coding sequence ATGAGCCCAACACGCACGACGCTGCCCAGCCAGCCCCTGGCCAGCCGGTCACTGACCGAGGTGCGGGCACGGGCTGAGGAGCTCGGTCTGACCCTCCACTCGAGCGAGGAGGAGCTCACCCAGCGGCTCGCGGTCGACGAGGCAACGCTGGAGACCCTGCGCAGCTTCGACTCCGCAGCACCCGCTGACGCTGACGCTGACGCTGGCTCTGACGACGCTGGCTCTGCCGATGCTGGCACCACCGCACCCCGGTGGCACGGGCGACGACCAACTCCGCAGCCGCCCGAGCTGGAGACCGGCCGACGTCACGGACCGAGCTGGATCACCGTCTCCAACAACCCGCGCACGGTGCCCGGCGACGGCCCGCTGGTGGGCTGGGAGGTGGGCATCAAGGACCTGATGGCGGTCGAGGCTGCTCCGCTGACCGCGGGCACCCACGCACACCGGACCGGCCTGCCGCGCCGGGACGCGGTGGCTGTTCACGCCCTGCGCGCCGCGGGAGCCACCATCCGCGGCACCACCAACCTGCATGCCCTGGCCTACGGCGCCACCGGCATCAGCAGCGACTGGGGCAGACCCACCAATCCCGCTGTGCCCGGGGCGATCCCGGGCGGCTCGAGCAGCGGCTCAGCGGCTGCCGTCGCCGAGGGCACGGCAGCCCTGACCCTGGGGACCGACACCTCGGGGTCCATCCGGATCCCCGCCGCCCTCTGCGGGGTCGTCGGCCTCAAACCCACCCGCGGCCTGGTCAGCCTCGAGGGCTGCCACCCGCTGGCTCCGACCCTCGATCACATCGGCCCCCTGGCCCGCACCGTCGACGCCGTGGCGCTCGCCATGAGCGTCCTGGCCGGCTGGGGTGACTGGCACCTGCCCGAGGAACCGGAGGGCCCGGTCCGCATCGGCGTGCTCGGCGGCTATTTCGCCCAGGGGCTGGGCCAACCCGTCCGTGCGGCCGTCGACCGGGCCTGCGAACGCCTGGCCGGCGCCGGTGTTGAGCTGGTCCCGGTCGAGATGCCGCTCGCGGAGCACATCCCCGGTGCCCAGATCGCCCTGCTCGGCACGGAGGCGGTGCAGAGCAATCTGGTCACCCTGCGCGAGCGAGGCGCCGACCTGCCCGACGACGTGCGGCTGCGGCTGGAGGCCGGGCTGGCCAGGACGGACGAGCAGTATGCCGCCTCCGTCACCCTGGCAGAACGGTTCCGCGACCAGGTCAGCGCCGCCCTCGGGCAGTGCCACGCCCTGCTGTCCCCCACGACGGCCATCACCGCGACACCACCTGAGGTCACCCACGTCGAGGTCGACGGCGGGCAGGCCACGGTGCAGTTCTCCCTGACCCGCCTGACGATGCCGTTCAACTTCTCCGGCCACCCCGCCATCACGCTCCCCCTGCGGGAGGGGACCACCGACCCGGTGGGGCTCCAACTGGTCGGTCGCACAGGGGAGGACCAGGACCTGCTGGCGCTCTCGGCATACGTCGAGCAGATCCTGGCCTGA
- a CDS encoding LacI family DNA-binding transcriptional regulator: MVSEDRGGRRRVKLADVAAEAGVHTATASRALSPRDDIVAAVSREKRDRVLAAAQRLGYRPNRQGRALRTGHSQVLGLLVPRISDTVLSTFYEGMLAEAQGSGYSVVVANTADNPEQREGFIRELVEHGVDGIIYTDAHLGEPPPTDHGVPVLPAYRFSEPPGGVVVDDEAGGALVARHLIEAGHEHIALLAGFPYASSTTGRSRGFLTELERLGLDVERVPVEHGGLSAAEGRTIAERLLAAPEPLTAVFAVDDHLALGVLSAVHRAGLTPGRDIAVVGYNDLPVARELPVPMSSVAVPLDILGARAARSLLGALRGDAPVSELVAPELRVRESSTRDPADGSSAGHTAVPGAEDSVRPARGT, from the coding sequence ATGGTCAGCGAGGACAGGGGTGGACGCCGACGGGTGAAGCTCGCCGACGTCGCGGCCGAGGCGGGCGTCCACACGGCCACCGCCTCACGCGCGCTGAGCCCCCGCGATGACATCGTCGCCGCCGTCAGCCGAGAGAAGCGGGATCGCGTGCTGGCGGCTGCGCAGCGCCTGGGTTATCGACCCAACCGGCAGGGACGGGCGCTGCGCACCGGTCACAGCCAGGTGCTGGGTCTGCTCGTCCCGCGGATCAGCGACACCGTGCTGTCCACCTTCTATGAGGGGATGCTCGCTGAGGCCCAGGGCTCCGGCTATTCGGTCGTGGTGGCCAACACGGCGGACAACCCCGAGCAGCGGGAGGGTTTCATTCGTGAGCTGGTCGAGCACGGCGTCGACGGGATCATCTACACCGACGCGCACCTCGGCGAGCCACCGCCCACCGATCACGGGGTGCCGGTGCTGCCGGCCTATCGCTTCTCCGAGCCGCCGGGGGGCGTTGTCGTGGACGACGAAGCAGGTGGTGCCCTGGTGGCCCGCCACCTGATCGAGGCCGGGCACGAGCACATCGCTCTGCTCGCCGGTTTCCCCTATGCGAGCTCGACGACCGGCCGCAGTCGAGGTTTCCTGACCGAGCTGGAGCGCCTGGGCCTCGACGTCGAGCGGGTGCCCGTCGAGCACGGCGGGCTGAGCGCCGCGGAGGGCCGGACGATCGCGGAGCGGCTGCTGGCTGCACCGGAGCCGCTGACCGCGGTCTTCGCCGTCGATGACCACCTGGCACTCGGGGTGCTCTCGGCGGTGCATCGGGCGGGTCTGACCCCGGGTCGCGACATCGCGGTGGTCGGCTACAACGACCTACCGGTGGCCCGCGAGCTGCCCGTGCCGATGAGCTCGGTGGCGGTGCCCCTGGACATCCTGGGTGCCCGCGCCGCCCGATCCCTGCTGGGGGCGCTGCGCGGCGACGCACCCGTCTCCGAACTGGTGGCACCCGAGCTGCGGGTCCGGGAGTCCTCGACGCGAGATCCCGCTGACGGCAGCAGTGCAGGTCACACGGCCGTTCCCGGCGCCGAGGATTCTGTCCGCCCCGCTCGCGGGACGTAA
- a CDS encoding MauE/DoxX family redox-associated membrane protein: MPIPAVLTAWLVLAAVLATSGVGKVRHPEGAAEAAASLGVSAALRGPGWVRAHPWLELALAVLLLVLPHPFSVVTAAATLVLFLAYLALVCRAVASGADITCHCFGSVGTGVVDGWTVARNAVLVALGGVVLVDAALGESALARFGALSGSSARGGRIDASSVDAGSVGGDNAWWWIVALVVTAVVTYLVVRPGDRADRARGSSLERAPAAAPALRMAIPDVPVSVAKSAVPESVAVDSAAVDSAATEAVSVSLRDLVAERRALLLLLSPGCGPCRTISAHLKDWSHEMPDTGLVVAHAISFAAMRESQPAWEPFFAQDTEGAVARAFDDPARPWAVLLGADGRVESAPAQGYTAIVSLVDDLRSDPDQANADQSSSGRASTDQMGAR, from the coding sequence GTGCCCATCCCCGCGGTCCTGACCGCCTGGCTCGTCCTCGCGGCGGTCCTGGCGACCAGCGGCGTCGGCAAGGTGCGCCATCCCGAGGGGGCAGCGGAGGCTGCCGCCTCGCTGGGCGTCTCGGCGGCTCTGCGCGGGCCCGGCTGGGTGCGCGCCCACCCCTGGCTCGAGCTGGCACTGGCGGTCCTGCTCCTGGTCCTCCCCCACCCCTTCTCGGTGGTCACCGCCGCCGCCACCCTCGTCCTGTTCCTGGCCTATCTGGCCCTCGTATGCCGCGCGGTCGCCTCCGGCGCCGACATCACCTGTCACTGCTTCGGCTCGGTCGGGACCGGTGTGGTGGACGGCTGGACCGTGGCCCGCAATGCGGTGCTGGTTGCCCTCGGCGGGGTCGTCTTGGTTGATGCGGCCCTGGGTGAGTCCGCGCTCGCCCGGTTCGGCGCACTGAGCGGCAGCAGTGCCCGCGGCGGCAGAATCGATGCCAGCAGTGTCGATGCCGGCAGTGTCGGGGGTGACAACGCCTGGTGGTGGATCGTCGCGCTGGTCGTGACGGCGGTCGTGACCTATCTGGTGGTGCGTCCGGGCGACAGGGCCGACAGGGCGCGGGGCTCCTCACTGGAGCGCGCACCCGCAGCGGCCCCCGCGCTGCGGATGGCGATCCCGGACGTCCCCGTGTCGGTCGCGAAAAGCGCTGTGCCAGAGAGTGTTGCAGTGGATAGTGCTGCGGTGGATAGTGCTGCGACAGAAGCGGTGTCGGTGTCACTGCGCGACCTGGTCGCTGAGCGGCGGGCGTTGCTGCTCCTGCTCAGCCCTGGTTGCGGCCCCTGTCGGACGATCAGCGCTCACCTGAAGGACTGGTCACACGAGATGCCCGACACGGGACTCGTTGTGGCACATGCGATCAGCTTCGCGGCGATGCGGGAGTCGCAGCCCGCGTGGGAGCCGTTCTTCGCGCAGGACACCGAGGGTGCAGTGGCCCGGGCTTTCGACGACCCCGCTCGGCCGTGGGCCGTGCTGCTGGGCGCCGATGGTCGCGTGGAATCCGCACCGGCACAGGGTTACACCGCGATCGTGAGTCTGGTCGACGACCTGCGCTCTGACCCAGACCAGGCCAACGCAGACCAATCCTCTAGTGGCCGGGCCTCCACTGATCAGATGGGGGCGCGCTGA